Proteins from one Niallia circulans genomic window:
- the proC gene encoding pyrroline-5-carboxylate reductase: MNNKRISFIGSGKMAQAIFGGMLKAGFTSHEALIASAKTAATAEMVTKKYEIKTTTDNRVAASYGDIVVLAVKPYLHTEVLNEIKDSLKEDAIIVTIAAGVDISYMQEQLSMSSKIIRTMPNTPSLVGEGMTVICPNQNISEDELQYTVDLFTSFGKVEVMEERLMDAIPAISGSSPAYAFLFIEALADGGVRSGIPRETSYRLAAQSLLGAAKMVLETGKHPGILKDEVCTPGGTTIEAIATLEQLQFRGTVMAAMDNCTRKNKELQK, encoded by the coding sequence ATGAATAATAAAAGAATCAGTTTTATAGGCAGCGGTAAAATGGCACAGGCAATTTTCGGCGGCATGCTAAAGGCAGGATTCACAAGTCACGAGGCTTTGATTGCAAGTGCGAAAACAGCAGCTACTGCTGAAATGGTAACCAAAAAATATGAAATTAAGACAACAACAGATAATAGGGTTGCAGCATCATACGGTGATATCGTTGTCCTTGCTGTAAAACCTTATTTGCATACAGAAGTATTAAATGAAATTAAAGACTCCTTAAAGGAGGATGCTATTATTGTAACAATCGCTGCTGGTGTTGATATTTCGTATATGCAAGAGCAATTATCAATGAGTAGCAAGATTATTAGAACAATGCCAAATACACCATCCCTGGTAGGTGAAGGGATGACAGTAATTTGTCCGAATCAGAATATATCTGAGGATGAATTACAGTATACGGTCGACCTGTTTACGTCTTTCGGTAAGGTTGAAGTAATGGAAGAACGGTTGATGGATGCAATACCTGCAATTAGCGGTTCTTCTCCTGCATATGCATTTCTGTTTATTGAAGCGCTGGCAGATGGTGGTGTTCGAAGCGGCATCCCGAGAGAAACATCCTATCGTCTCGCAGCTCAAAGTTTGCTTGGTGCAGCGAAGATGGTCCTTGAAACTGGCAAGCATCCTGGCATTCTTAAGGATGAGGTTTGTACACCAGGTGGTACGACAATTGAAGCAATTGCCACATTGGAGCAATTGCAGTTTAGGGGAACAGTTATGGCTGCAATGGATAACTGTACAAGAAAAAATAAAGAATTACAAAAATAA
- a CDS encoding helix-turn-helix transcriptional regulator translates to MTRIKLRYIRKEYGYTYQQMASKLGITKSYYWQIENGKRGLSYDNALKIASIFQRNPDDIFLPENNHMSRLANSE, encoded by the coding sequence ATGACTAGAATTAAATTGCGCTATATTAGGAAGGAGTATGGCTATACTTATCAGCAAATGGCCAGTAAGCTAGGCATCACGAAGTCCTACTATTGGCAAATTGAGAATGGAAAACGAGGTTTATCATATGATAATGCGCTCAAAATAGCAAGCATATTTCAGAGGAATCCAGATGACATTTTTCTGCCAGAGAACAATCATATGAGCCGCCTAGCAAATTCTGAATAA
- a CDS encoding helix-turn-helix domain-containing protein — MSFPERLKALRKSANISQQILGDAMNVTKVSISGYENGNRKPDTETLQNLADYFNVSTDYLLGRSAVMETASQYGSDIHLEIPAEDYSILVALQRYPDLHQELKKNPDKVAGQLFRFWSFLQEERKL, encoded by the coding sequence ATGAGTTTTCCAGAAAGACTTAAAGCACTTAGAAAGTCAGCTAATATTTCACAGCAAATATTAGGAGATGCAATGAACGTAACAAAAGTGTCTATTTCTGGATATGAAAATGGCAATCGTAAGCCAGATACAGAAACACTGCAAAACCTCGCAGATTACTTTAATGTGAGCACAGATTATCTTTTAGGCAGATCTGCAGTTATGGAAACTGCTTCACAGTATGGTAGTGACATACACTTAGAAATCCCTGCAGAAGATTACAGTATTCTTGTAGCCCTCCAAAGGTATCCTGACCTCCATCAGGAACTAAAGAAAAACCCAGATAAGGTTGCCGGTCAATTATTTCGTTTCTGGTCCTTTTTGCAGGAAGAACGCAAGCTCTAA
- a CDS encoding DUF4395 domain-containing protein — protein sequence MADILKTIPRPLVRTNQWVIFLSTLLSLLFHLHWALLIPLSAGLFGLLFKWNPIMKFAAMFLRKTKSSYIAEDSDQQAFNQIIAVICLAGAVLSFQLGWSILGTAFTIMVGLASVIAILGFCIGCFIRFQWQQYQYRRNAAKTK from the coding sequence ATGGCAGATATACTCAAAACTATCCCTCGTCCCCTTGTTCGAACAAACCAATGGGTCATTTTTCTTTCCACCTTATTAAGCCTGCTCTTTCATTTGCACTGGGCATTGCTCATTCCCCTTAGTGCAGGGCTGTTTGGCCTACTGTTTAAATGGAATCCAATCATGAAGTTTGCCGCTATGTTCCTAAGGAAAACCAAAAGTAGCTATATAGCGGAAGACTCGGATCAGCAAGCATTTAACCAAATCATTGCTGTCATCTGTCTTGCAGGGGCTGTCCTCTCCTTTCAATTAGGCTGGAGCATCCTTGGGACTGCCTTCACAATAATGGTAGGTCTTGCATCCGTTATTGCTATACTCGGCTTCTGTATTGGCTGCTTTATTCGTTTTCAGTGGCAGCAATACCAATATCGCCGAAATGCTGCTAAGACAAAATAA
- a CDS encoding DUF6376 family protein, with the protein MKKLWLLPMLLVIAAGCSPVEETKNTITYVNEATEYANEAATFAQELPAMAQDAVTNPEKFEQLESTLKDFQAQIDEFNQVEVPQLMEDLNGQISEQNEKIQAGVEDAITAIEDGSFQPDILQNSELLNSLQDIQGIYENIQKLGNE; encoded by the coding sequence ATGAAAAAATTATGGTTATTACCTATGCTGCTGGTAATTGCAGCAGGCTGTTCACCTGTTGAAGAGACGAAAAACACTATTACTTATGTTAATGAAGCAACAGAGTATGCCAATGAGGCAGCAACATTTGCACAAGAGCTTCCTGCAATGGCACAAGATGCTGTAACAAATCCAGAGAAATTTGAACAGCTTGAGAGCACATTAAAGGATTTCCAAGCACAAATAGATGAGTTTAATCAAGTGGAAGTGCCGCAATTAATGGAAGATTTGAATGGACAAATAAGTGAGCAGAATGAAAAAATTCAAGCGGGAGTCGAGGATGCAATTACAGCGATCGAGGATGGTTCCTTTCAGCCTGATATTCTTCAAAACAGTGAACTGTTGAATTCTTTGCAGGACATTCAAGGTATATATGAAAATATCCAGAAGCTAGGGAATGAATAG
- a CDS encoding phosphotransferase: protein MPEIVVEKELAVRLIRKQVPEILLESIKELGEGFDNTIYVVNGQYVFRFPRREIAENLMKTEAVLLPFLQPLLPMKIPVPIFFGEKSKEYKWSFLGYDYLLGDMPAELDKSNRSKLIRPLAEFLKCLHHIPIAKLTDIPVPYDTLARLDIEKRKPRLIEKLKFLLELDSSPVLHMARNYVEKIEPIEVPKRHVLVHGDLHLGNMLVNQNKELTAIIDWGDVHIGHRAIDLAIVYSLININEREAFFSIYGEVDAISLELAKFKAVYTLVMLLAYASDKRNKKLYKEAMTSLAIALS, encoded by the coding sequence GTGCCTGAGATTGTGGTTGAAAAAGAATTGGCAGTTCGATTAATTCGCAAGCAGGTTCCAGAAATATTGTTGGAGTCGATTAAGGAATTGGGGGAAGGCTTTGATAATACGATATATGTAGTTAATGGCCAATATGTGTTTCGGTTTCCCCGCAGGGAAATAGCAGAAAATCTTATGAAGACGGAGGCTGTGTTACTGCCATTTCTTCAACCTTTGCTACCGATGAAAATACCTGTGCCAATATTTTTTGGCGAAAAATCGAAAGAGTATAAATGGAGCTTTTTAGGTTATGATTATCTTCTTGGTGATATGCCGGCTGAATTGGATAAAAGTAATCGGTCAAAACTAATTCGGCCACTTGCAGAGTTTCTTAAGTGTCTCCATCATATACCTATTGCCAAATTAACGGATATACCTGTTCCATATGATACACTTGCCCGCCTTGATATAGAAAAACGGAAGCCTAGATTGATTGAAAAGCTGAAATTTTTGTTGGAGCTTGATTCGAGCCCGGTTCTGCATATGGCGAGAAACTATGTGGAGAAAATCGAGCCAATCGAGGTGCCAAAAAGGCATGTACTAGTGCACGGTGATCTTCACTTAGGCAATATGCTTGTTAATCAAAACAAGGAATTAACAGCGATTATTGATTGGGGCGATGTGCATATAGGTCATCGGGCAATTGATTTGGCGATTGTATACAGTTTAATCAATATAAATGAAAGAGAAGCATTTTTCTCTATTTATGGAGAGGTGGACGCTATTTCCTTGGAGCTTGCTAAGTTTAAAGCAGTTTATACACTCGTAATGCTGCTTGCATATGCCTCAGATAAAAGGAATAAGAAATTGTATAAGGAAGCAATGACAAGCCTTGCTATTGCATTAAGCTAA
- a CDS encoding VOC family protein, which translates to MAVITHIGLAVDDLNKAIEWYQNTLGFKLIAGPYSFSQEEEDSENMTNDLLGKHIKKMRNAHLTADNQVGIELFEFQDPKTSMKQKQIYEAGFFHICLVVDNVEEKAKEISRTGGIIRSDIWNTWPGKPYHLVYCEDPFGNIIELYSHSTELMYGNKET; encoded by the coding sequence TTGGCAGTTATAACACATATTGGACTTGCAGTTGATGATTTAAATAAAGCAATTGAATGGTACCAAAATACACTTGGCTTTAAGCTAATTGCTGGACCGTACTCCTTTTCTCAAGAGGAAGAAGACAGTGAAAATATGACAAATGATTTATTAGGAAAGCATATAAAAAAAATGCGAAATGCTCATTTAACTGCCGATAACCAAGTAGGGATTGAGTTGTTTGAGTTTCAAGATCCTAAAACGAGCATGAAGCAAAAACAAATTTACGAAGCTGGTTTTTTTCATATTTGTTTAGTTGTTGATAATGTGGAAGAAAAGGCTAAGGAAATAAGCAGGACCGGCGGAATAATTAGAAGTGATATTTGGAATACGTGGCCAGGAAAGCCGTATCATTTAGTATACTGTGAAGATCCCTTTGGAAATATTATTGAACTTTATTCGCATAGTACTGAGCTAATGTATGGAAACAAAGAAACATAA
- a CDS encoding YbaN family protein — MKQLYRWIYIVLGTIFLGIGILGIFLPLLPTTPFLLLTSFFYTRSSERLNTYFRSTRFYEEYVKGFKKGELTKKQKIKILATCYICIGISAYFAPHMYMRLMLACIAIVQLISMFIIKTKADEPKDIIIKND, encoded by the coding sequence GTGAAGCAATTATATAGATGGATTTATATTGTGCTAGGAACGATATTTTTAGGAATCGGTATTCTCGGGATATTTCTGCCTTTACTGCCAACAACTCCGTTTTTGCTGCTAACATCATTTTTTTACACAAGAAGCTCAGAAAGGCTGAATACATATTTTCGTTCAACAAGATTTTATGAGGAATACGTTAAAGGGTTTAAAAAAGGAGAACTAACGAAAAAACAAAAAATAAAAATACTGGCTACCTGCTATATTTGCATCGGTATAAGTGCTTACTTCGCACCGCATATGTATATGCGCTTAATGCTTGCCTGTATCGCAATTGTCCAGTTGATTTCTATGTTCATAATCAAAACAAAGGCTGATGAACCGAAGGACATCATTATAAAAAATGATTAA
- a CDS encoding FusB/FusC family EF-G-binding protein, translating into MTNQFINNEQLNYVKSQVALINDSMKKNVPEKVLTAVIDLANSKISALFQNATQEQQDMLDVSKLKSDKEYDRYIEQLAPYLLPFPRITEQQLKRMFPKQKKLKLPDLESIDYSKLTYLCWNDLRSNKKFIVYALNGKLVGIEGSLTPTSKKNLCTFCNCFTEVTYFSTVTKAKNPKNPDYYKAIGNLICTDSTECNQKITNAEHLTAFLNEALAK; encoded by the coding sequence ATGACTAACCAGTTTATTAATAATGAACAGTTGAATTATGTGAAAAGCCAGGTTGCTTTAATAAACGATAGTATGAAAAAGAATGTACCTGAAAAAGTGTTAACGGCGGTGATTGATTTAGCCAATAGCAAAATCTCTGCCCTTTTTCAAAATGCAACACAAGAACAACAGGACATGCTGGATGTTTCTAAACTAAAATCAGATAAAGAATATGATCGATATATTGAGCAACTTGCACCCTATTTATTGCCCTTTCCTAGAATTACGGAGCAACAGCTGAAGAGAATGTTTCCAAAGCAAAAAAAGTTAAAGCTGCCTGATTTAGAGAGTATAGATTACAGCAAGCTTACGTATTTATGCTGGAATGATTTAAGGTCGAATAAGAAATTTATTGTCTATGCGTTGAATGGAAAGCTAGTCGGGATTGAAGGCAGTTTAACACCAACAAGTAAAAAAAATCTTTGCACCTTTTGTAACTGCTTCACAGAGGTAACTTATTTTTCTACTGTTACAAAAGCAAAAAACCCAAAAAATCCCGATTATTATAAGGCGATTGGTAATTTAATTTGTACAGACAGTACTGAATGCAATCAGAAAATAACGAATGCTGAACATTTAACTGCTTTTTTGAACGAAGCACTTGCTAAATAA
- a CDS encoding CD3324 family protein, with protein MKYTNANKVLPEKLILEIQKYIQGETIYIPKQQSEYRKWGSSSGGRHQLDCRNAEIRNSFINGRSIPQLAEEYFLSLETIKKIVYTHKKH; from the coding sequence TTGAAATATACAAATGCAAATAAGGTGCTTCCTGAAAAGCTGATTTTGGAGATCCAGAAATATATTCAGGGAGAAACTATATATATTCCGAAGCAGCAATCAGAATATCGAAAATGGGGAAGTTCAAGTGGAGGAAGGCATCAGCTCGATTGCCGCAATGCCGAAATAAGAAATTCCTTTATAAATGGCAGAAGTATCCCGCAATTAGCGGAGGAATATTTTCTGTCTTTAGAAACGATAAAGAAAATAGTTTATACACATAAAAAGCACTGA
- a CDS encoding cupin domain-containing protein, whose product MSTSGFVPDNTNIKKTSGTPNLFFDSKNNVEFEKDADNIIYKVTSTQLPAMVGGAFADVYLSRGHIREPHWHPNSWELDVIVSGEAQISIVDPDTNKLHKFNAKAGQVVFIPMGWWHWITTLSDKLHMHLFFNNDQFETALGSNMLRLTPPEVYQLSYGVAADKIADVLSPIDSAVEIGPPSKSAVRNLKKTKNSEITKSANQCKYLKSEEIVVTISGKNMKL is encoded by the coding sequence ATGAGTACGTCTGGTTTTGTCCCTGATAATACAAACATAAAGAAAACAAGTGGCACTCCTAATCTCTTTTTTGATTCTAAAAATAATGTCGAGTTTGAAAAGGATGCTGATAATATTATTTATAAAGTGACCTCAACCCAGCTCCCGGCAATGGTTGGTGGCGCTTTTGCAGATGTTTATCTTTCACGTGGGCATATACGAGAGCCGCATTGGCATCCTAATTCATGGGAATTAGATGTCATCGTCTCAGGTGAAGCACAAATCTCTATTGTTGATCCAGATACAAATAAACTGCACAAGTTTAATGCCAAAGCTGGTCAAGTTGTATTTATCCCTATGGGCTGGTGGCATTGGATAACTACGCTGTCAGATAAACTGCATATGCATCTCTTTTTCAACAACGACCAATTTGAGACTGCGTTAGGCTCAAATATGCTGCGGCTAACCCCACCAGAGGTATATCAGCTTTCATATGGGGTTGCTGCAGACAAAATCGCGGACGTTCTTAGCCCCATTGATTCTGCTGTTGAAATTGGGCCACCATCTAAATCTGCAGTCCGCAACCTAAAGAAGACAAAGAATTCGGAAATCACAAAATCTGCTAACCAATGCAAATACCTGAAATCAGAAGAAATAGTTGTTACTATTAGCGGCAAAAACATGAAGCTGTAA
- a CDS encoding HIT family protein — protein MTCLGCNLAHKKIPAHVVFENDYVSCISDHDPYNEGHVLIVTKKHYEDMDELDAETASYCFQAARVISKAVKTLYKPDGITICQNGGVFSELSHFHMHIVPRYKQQAFAAFYLGDPFDNEHLRNKLLETQTDLKAAIQEINDNL, from the coding sequence TTGACTTGTTTAGGATGTAATTTAGCACATAAAAAAATCCCAGCGCATGTAGTATTTGAAAATGATTATGTTAGCTGTATTTCAGACCATGATCCCTACAATGAAGGCCATGTTTTAATAGTAACCAAAAAACATTACGAGGATATGGATGAACTGGATGCAGAAACAGCAAGCTACTGTTTCCAAGCAGCAAGAGTAATATCAAAAGCGGTAAAGACTCTTTACAAACCAGATGGTATCACGATTTGCCAAAATGGCGGAGTTTTTAGCGAATTATCACATTTTCATATGCATATTGTACCAAGATATAAGCAACAGGCTTTCGCAGCTTTTTATTTAGGTGATCCTTTTGATAATGAACATTTAAGGAATAAACTATTAGAAACTCAGACTGACTTGAAAGCAGCTATTCAAGAGATAAATGATAACCTCTAA
- a CDS encoding GNAT family N-acetyltransferase, which translates to MAITIKKCTVEDVNMLQEISYETFNETFKDQNTPENMTAYLVVAFTIEKLKTELKNTSSHFFFVFVNTEIAGYLKVNIDDAQSEAMGAESLEVERIYVKSQYQKLGLGKQLFNKALDVSRQLNKKKIWLGVWEKNENAIAFYKRIGFVQTGSHSFYMGEEEQIDFIMTKTIL; encoded by the coding sequence ATGGCTATAACGATAAAAAAATGCACGGTTGAGGATGTTAACATGCTCCAAGAAATCAGCTACGAAACATTTAATGAAACATTTAAAGATCAGAACACACCTGAAAATATGACTGCCTATTTGGTAGTGGCATTCACTATAGAAAAGTTAAAAACAGAACTGAAAAATACTTCTTCCCATTTCTTTTTTGTTTTTGTTAATACCGAAATAGCTGGATATTTAAAGGTCAATATAGATGATGCTCAGTCTGAAGCCATGGGGGCAGAGTCACTTGAGGTGGAAAGAATATATGTAAAGAGCCAGTATCAGAAGCTTGGGCTTGGGAAACAGCTGTTTAATAAAGCTTTAGACGTTTCCCGTCAGCTTAATAAAAAGAAAATTTGGCTTGGTGTATGGGAAAAGAATGAAAATGCCATCGCCTTTTATAAACGAATCGGATTTGTGCAGACTGGATCTCATTCCTTTTATATGGGAGAGGAAGAACAAATAGACTTTATTATGACTAAAACAATACTGTAA
- a CDS encoding YczE/YyaS/YitT family protein, whose translation MKYIVFIVGIAILTIGISFTIQSNLGTSPFDALLVGLSMKVGLTVGSWEILLAVILIICNALLTKQKPEILGLLTAFITGFFLDIWLFLIDSLLTPELWYSKVICFTIGLVLIGLGTAIYLHTNIAPIPVDKLTLIIQELTNTNIFIARTFIYFLFLMMAVLLKGPIGVGTLLTVCLGGMVLHFFMPYTEKFLRHYINYSSTSEKQKPSV comes from the coding sequence ATGAAATATATTGTTTTTATAGTAGGGATTGCCATCTTAACCATCGGTATTTCCTTTACCATTCAATCTAACCTTGGAACTTCACCTTTTGACGCACTTTTAGTTGGCTTGTCCATGAAAGTAGGATTGACTGTTGGAAGCTGGGAAATACTTCTCGCTGTTATCCTTATCATTTGCAATGCCTTATTAACGAAGCAAAAACCAGAAATCTTAGGACTTTTAACGGCATTTATAACAGGTTTCTTTCTTGATATATGGCTTTTCTTAATAGACAGCTTGCTAACACCTGAGCTATGGTACAGCAAAGTAATTTGCTTTACGATTGGGTTAGTTCTTATCGGTCTTGGGACTGCTATTTACCTACACACAAATATTGCCCCGATACCAGTGGATAAATTAACCTTAATTATCCAAGAATTAACGAACACAAATATATTTATTGCAAGAACATTCATTTATTTTTTATTTTTAATGATGGCAGTACTACTAAAAGGGCCAATTGGTGTTGGCACATTACTAACTGTTTGTTTAGGGGGAATGGTTCTCCATTTCTTCATGCCATATACCGAAAAATTTCTAAGGCATTATATAAATTATTCAAGTACATCAGAAAAGCAAAAGCCTTCCGTATAA
- a CDS encoding DUF5348 domain-containing protein produces MYAELAKNDQGRYALPNGEYFTADDDIEALIKEQWIKTTVHHNHDDYYLVGFADIPMEGLIAKYPNVV; encoded by the coding sequence ATGTATGCAGAATTAGCTAAGAATGACCAAGGCAGATACGCTTTACCTAATGGCGAATATTTTACAGCAGATGACGACATTGAAGCTTTAATTAAGGAGCAATGGATTAAAACAACTGTTCATCATAATCATGATGATTATTATCTGGTCGGCTTTGCAGATATCCCTATGGAAGGCTTAATTGCCAAGTATCCTAATGTTGTTTAA
- the yhbH gene encoding sporulation protein YhbH, translating to MTKPENNHQFVISQEDWSLHRKGHDDQQRHQEKVQEAIKNNLPDLITEENIVMSNGREVVKIPIRSLDEYKIRYNYDKNKHVGQGNGDSQVGDVVARDGSGGQKGPGKGQGAGDQAGEDYFEAEVSLMELEEALFKQLELPNLKRKEQDQIVVENIEFNDIRKTGLMGNIDKKRTMMSAFKRNAMNNKPGFYPIYPEDLKFKTWNEVTKPESKAVVLAMMDTSGSMGLWEKYMARSFFFWMTRFLRTKYETVEIEFIAHHTEAKVVSEEDFFSKGESGGTICSSVYRKALELIDDKYDPNRFNIYPFHFSDGDNLTSDNARCVKLVEELMEVSNMFGYGEVNQYNRHSTLMSAYKNISNEKFRHYLLRQKADVFNAMTSFFRKEENGKMYA from the coding sequence ATGACAAAGCCTGAAAATAATCACCAGTTTGTAATTTCCCAAGAAGATTGGTCCCTCCATCGTAAAGGCCATGATGACCAGCAGCGACACCAGGAAAAAGTACAGGAGGCAATCAAGAATAATCTGCCCGATTTAATTACAGAAGAAAACATTGTTATGTCTAATGGAAGAGAAGTAGTGAAAATCCCTATCCGTTCTTTAGATGAATATAAAATTCGCTATAATTATGATAAAAATAAACATGTTGGGCAAGGAAACGGAGATAGCCAAGTTGGCGATGTTGTGGCTCGAGATGGATCTGGCGGCCAAAAGGGACCTGGCAAAGGGCAAGGTGCCGGCGACCAGGCTGGTGAAGATTACTTTGAAGCAGAAGTGTCCTTAATGGAACTGGAGGAAGCACTCTTTAAACAATTAGAGCTGCCGAATCTTAAGCGAAAGGAACAGGATCAAATTGTAGTCGAAAATATTGAATTTAATGATATTAGAAAAACGGGGCTCATGGGCAATATTGATAAGAAGCGTACGATGATGTCAGCATTTAAAAGAAATGCGATGAACAACAAACCAGGGTTTTATCCAATTTATCCAGAGGATTTGAAGTTTAAAACTTGGAATGAAGTGACAAAGCCGGAATCGAAGGCCGTCGTTCTGGCGATGATGGACACAAGCGGTTCAATGGGACTGTGGGAAAAGTATATGGCAAGAAGCTTTTTCTTCTGGATGACAAGATTTCTCCGCACGAAATATGAAACAGTGGAAATCGAATTCATCGCCCATCATACAGAGGCAAAAGTCGTGTCAGAAGAAGACTTTTTCTCTAAAGGAGAGAGCGGCGGGACGATTTGTTCGTCAGTTTACCGCAAAGCGCTCGAACTGATTGATGACAAATACGATCCAAACAGGTTTAATATTTATCCATTCCATTTCTCAGATGGCGACAATCTCACATCCGACAACGCACGCTGTGTGAAGCTTGTCGAGGAGCTGATGGAAGTGTCCAATATGTTTGGTTATGGAGAGGTAAATCAATACAACCGCCACAGCACATTAATGTCTGCTTACAAAAACATCTCTAATGAAAAGTTTAGGCATTACTTGTTGAGACAGAAGGCAGATGTCTTCAACGCGATGACGAGCTTTTTCCGCAAAGAAGAGAATGGGAAGATGTATGCATAA